A portion of the Sphingobacterium spiritivorum genome contains these proteins:
- a CDS encoding M1 family metallopeptidase, which produces MRYPILLLLLLFSLHSYSQLLHPKNSFTRADSLRGKLTPLRTCYDVQFYHLNIKVNPEQKSVSGSNLFRFKAVTDFKDLQFDLFENLTIDKVVYQGKTLPFRREYNAVFISFPQTIKKGNQDSFEVYYSGNPVEAKRAPWDGGFDWKKDKNGNPWIATACEGLGASAWWPNKDHLSDEVDSMLISVAVPSSLMNVSNGRLKGVEKGTDGYSTYHWSVSNPINNYNVALNIGDYVHLQDAYQGENGKLDIDYYVLRGNETIAEKHFGENVKPMLEALEHWFGPYPFYEDGYKLVETSHLGMEHQSAIAYGNKYKNGYLGTESSGTGWGMKWDFIIIHESGHEWFGNNITAKDVADLWIHESYTNYSEALYIDYHYGKQASQEYVNGNRRGILNDTAMQGPYDVNKEGSGDMYLKGGVLHNMIRSMINNDEKWRAILRGLNKKFYHKTVDYQDITSYVSRESGIDLSKVFEQYVQHTSIPTLEVVWNNKGLPAARWISEVKDFKMPVAIGKKGEVKQQYTFDQQFKPIPVAELTKQNIDIDTFNYYIKVKM; this is translated from the coding sequence ATGCGCTACCCTATTCTTTTGCTGTTATTGTTGTTTTCCTTACATTCTTATTCGCAACTCTTACACCCTAAAAACAGTTTTACCCGGGCTGATTCCTTACGCGGAAAGCTTACCCCCTTACGTACCTGTTATGATGTGCAATTCTATCATCTTAACATAAAAGTCAATCCTGAGCAAAAATCTGTTTCGGGCAGCAATCTCTTCCGGTTCAAGGCAGTGACGGACTTCAAAGACCTACAGTTTGACCTCTTTGAAAACCTCACTATTGACAAAGTTGTGTATCAGGGAAAGACTTTACCTTTCAGAAGAGAATATAATGCTGTTTTTATATCATTTCCGCAAACTATAAAAAAAGGAAATCAGGATTCCTTTGAGGTTTATTATTCCGGCAATCCAGTTGAGGCTAAACGTGCTCCCTGGGATGGTGGATTCGACTGGAAAAAGGATAAAAACGGGAATCCGTGGATAGCAACTGCATGTGAGGGTCTGGGAGCCAGTGCATGGTGGCCCAATAAAGATCACCTATCGGATGAGGTAGACAGTATGCTGATCTCGGTTGCAGTTCCCTCCTCTTTAATGAACGTCTCAAATGGAAGACTTAAAGGCGTAGAAAAGGGCACTGACGGATATTCAACTTACCATTGGAGCGTTTCTAACCCAATCAACAACTACAATGTGGCATTGAATATAGGTGATTATGTACATTTGCAGGATGCCTATCAGGGTGAAAACGGTAAACTGGATATTGATTATTATGTCCTCCGTGGAAATGAAACAATAGCTGAAAAGCACTTTGGTGAAAATGTCAAACCCATGCTTGAAGCCCTGGAACACTGGTTTGGTCCCTATCCTTTTTATGAAGATGGATACAAACTTGTCGAAACATCCCATCTGGGCATGGAACATCAGAGCGCCATTGCCTACGGGAATAAATATAAAAACGGTTATCTGGGCACAGAAAGCTCCGGCACAGGATGGGGAATGAAATGGGATTTTATCATTATCCACGAGTCAGGTCACGAATGGTTCGGAAATAATATAACGGCCAAAGATGTCGCTGACCTCTGGATCCATGAGAGCTACACAAACTATTCCGAAGCATTATACATTGACTATCATTATGGCAAACAGGCCAGCCAGGAGTATGTAAACGGCAATCGCAGGGGTATCCTGAATGATACAGCAATGCAAGGCCCGTATGATGTAAATAAAGAAGGATCGGGTGATATGTATCTTAAAGGTGGAGTATTACATAATATGATCCGCTCCATGATAAATAATGATGAAAAATGGCGTGCAATCCTCAGAGGATTAAACAAAAAATTTTATCATAAAACTGTAGATTATCAGGATATCACATCTTATGTATCTCGTGAATCGGGTATAGATCTGTCAAAAGTTTTTGAGCAGTATGTACAGCATACCAGCATTCCGACCCTGGAAGTGGTTTGGAACAATAAAGGTCTGCCCGCAGCCCGGTGGATCAGTGAAGTCAAAGATTTCAAAATGCCGGTAGCTATCGGTAAAAAAGGAGAAGTAAAACAACAATACACGTTTGATCAGCAGTTTAAACCCATACCTGTTGCGGAACTGACAAAGCAAAATATTGATATCGATACCTTTAATTATTATATCAAAGTCAAAATGTAA
- a CDS encoding aminopeptidase P family protein, whose amino-acid sequence MKDLKFNVLNNNYMFAAHTYQERRNVLKKNIGHGILLFLGNIENPINFEHNPYRFRQDSTFLYYFGIQEPRLAAIIDIDEDKTIVFGDELSIDDIVWMGKQETLKEKSLRSGISETRPFSALATYLQENKNRTVHYLPPYQPSNKILLTELFSISVSAIQPSAPFITAVVKQREIKEDQEIKEIEEAIRVSTEMHLLAMRIVRPGIREFEIANAIQHLAADQSCEMAYPPIVTINGGILHNHYRQHTLKSGDLFLNDSGAETAMGYAGDLTRTFPADSRFTTKQKEIYNIVLQSFTNARNALAPDTNFKDIHLKASLTLVEGLKSIGLMKGNAEEAVQAHAHTLFFQCGLGHMMGLDVHDMEDLGEQYVGYTPDEPKDTRTFGLKSLRLGKPLKAGHVVTVEPGLYFIPELIDIWQAENKNSTFINYDKVNEYRNFGGIRIEDDFLITADGHRLLGPELIKTAEEIENYRSNN is encoded by the coding sequence GTGAAAGACCTTAAATTTAACGTATTAAACAACAACTATATGTTTGCAGCACATACCTATCAGGAACGAAGAAATGTCTTAAAGAAAAATATTGGCCATGGTATTCTCCTGTTTTTGGGGAATATTGAAAATCCGATAAATTTCGAACACAACCCCTACAGATTTCGGCAGGACAGTACTTTTTTATATTACTTCGGAATACAAGAACCCCGTCTGGCTGCAATTATAGATATTGATGAAGATAAAACAATTGTATTCGGAGATGAATTAAGTATCGATGATATCGTCTGGATGGGTAAACAGGAGACATTAAAAGAGAAAAGTCTGCGTTCCGGGATCAGTGAGACACGTCCTTTTTCCGCATTAGCTACTTATCTGCAGGAAAACAAGAATCGTACTGTACATTATCTACCTCCTTATCAACCTTCCAACAAGATCTTACTTACAGAACTATTCAGTATTTCTGTATCTGCTATACAACCTTCAGCACCCTTTATAACAGCTGTTGTAAAGCAAAGAGAGATCAAAGAAGATCAGGAAATTAAGGAAATAGAAGAAGCTATTCGCGTTTCTACTGAAATGCACCTGCTCGCCATGCGAATTGTCAGGCCGGGTATACGGGAATTTGAAATTGCCAATGCCATCCAACATCTGGCTGCTGATCAGAGCTGTGAAATGGCTTATCCACCTATTGTAACTATCAATGGCGGAATACTGCACAATCATTATCGTCAGCATACACTTAAAAGCGGAGATCTTTTTCTGAATGATTCCGGTGCAGAGACAGCGATGGGATATGCAGGTGATCTTACCCGCACATTCCCTGCAGATTCGAGATTCACCACCAAACAAAAAGAAATTTACAACATAGTATTGCAGTCTTTTACGAATGCAAGAAATGCACTCGCTCCGGACACAAACTTCAAAGATATTCATCTTAAAGCCTCCCTTACCCTTGTTGAAGGACTGAAATCCATTGGATTAATGAAAGGTAACGCTGAAGAAGCCGTACAAGCACATGCCCACACGCTGTTTTTTCAATGTGGACTCGGGCATATGATGGGACTGGATGTACATGATATGGAAGATCTCGGAGAACAATATGTGGGGTATACTCCGGACGAACCAAAAGATACCCGTACTTTCGGACTTAAATCACTTCGCCTGGGTAAACCGCTGAAAGCAGGTCATGTAGTCACCGTTGAGCCTGGTCTGTATTTTATTCCTGAACTCATTGATATCTGGCAGGCAGAAAATAAAAACAGCACATTTATCAACTATGATAAAGTAAATGAATATCGCAATTTCGGTGGAATCCGTATAGAAGACGATTTCCTGATCACAGCAGACGGTCATCGCTTATTAGGTCCGGAACTCATTAAAACCGCAGAGGAAATTGAAAACTACAGATCAAACAATTAG
- a CDS encoding S9 family peptidase: MIKLTKYFLSIFCIFLLHNSFAQKMQWTADGNAYYSFSSKGIDMVDLLHPDQNKAFLTTQDLIPKDSTEALEVQSFQVSPDGNSLLLFANTQRVWRDNTRGDYWIFDKKSKKLIQLGKGLPASSLMFAKFSPNGKKVAYVSKHNIYIEDLSTNTYIAITKDGTDRIINGTFDWAYEEEFGCQDGFRWSPDGTKIAYWKLDAKETRNFLMINNTDSLYSFTIPVEYPKVGMNPSSCTIWFYNISDGSTKKAGIEGDDIQHYIPRMEWVLDSKSIILQQLNRKQNVSRIIVCDAVNATSKTIHQETDEAWIDIKARWNNGDPSGWDWINNGEEFIWLSEKNGWRQIYKIDLQGKESLITKENYDVIQLDNIDQKANLIYFSASPANATQKFLYKISLNGGQASRVTPATYKGTNTYTISSNGKLAIFNSKSTTFSSTGSIVSLPEHKEIVKPKSVKEGIATHVEFIKIKTQDSIELDGWMVKPKNFDPNKKYPVVFYVYGEPAAQTVTDDTYTGYNPLYTGNMSDDGYIYISLENRGAPAPKGRVWRKSIYRNIGRLNIRDQAMGAKEILKWKFVDPERIAVWGWSGGGSSTLNLLGQYPDIYKTGISIAPVTNQLFYDNIYQERYMGLPQENKEDFIKGSPVSYVKNLKGNLLLIHGTGDDNVHYQNTEVYTNEMVKYNKQFQLMSYPNRSHSINEGAGTTRHLSTLFTKFLKTYCPPGAK, from the coding sequence ATGATAAAACTCACCAAATACTTTTTATCCATATTTTGCATCTTTTTACTCCATAATAGTTTTGCTCAAAAAATGCAATGGACGGCAGATGGCAATGCCTATTATTCATTCTCTTCCAAGGGAATTGATATGGTAGATCTTCTTCACCCGGATCAGAATAAAGCCTTTCTGACTACACAGGACCTTATCCCAAAAGATTCGACCGAAGCGTTAGAAGTCCAGAGTTTTCAGGTATCTCCTGATGGCAATAGCCTTTTACTGTTTGCCAATACGCAACGTGTATGGCGGGATAATACGAGAGGAGACTACTGGATATTTGACAAAAAGAGCAAGAAACTTATTCAACTGGGCAAAGGATTGCCTGCCTCCTCTCTGATGTTTGCAAAATTTTCACCTAACGGCAAAAAAGTCGCTTATGTATCCAAGCATAATATTTACATAGAAGATCTTTCTACCAATACATACATCGCTATAACCAAAGACGGCACAGACCGCATTATCAACGGTACATTTGACTGGGCTTATGAAGAAGAGTTCGGATGTCAGGACGGATTTCGGTGGTCACCCGACGGAACAAAAATCGCCTATTGGAAATTAGACGCAAAAGAAACACGCAACTTCCTGATGATCAACAATACAGACAGCCTGTATTCGTTCACTATTCCGGTAGAATATCCGAAAGTAGGTATGAACCCTTCTTCCTGTACAATTTGGTTTTATAATATATCAGATGGAAGTACCAAAAAAGCCGGTATTGAAGGAGATGACATCCAGCACTATATTCCCCGAATGGAATGGGTACTGGATTCCAAATCTATAATACTCCAACAGCTTAACCGCAAACAAAATGTAAGCAGAATTATCGTGTGCGATGCTGTAAATGCGACTTCCAAAACCATTCACCAGGAAACTGACGAAGCATGGATAGATATTAAAGCCCGCTGGAATAACGGAGACCCAAGCGGTTGGGACTGGATCAACAATGGCGAGGAATTTATCTGGCTCTCCGAAAAAAACGGATGGAGACAAATTTATAAAATCGACCTTCAGGGTAAAGAATCGCTGATTACAAAAGAAAACTATGATGTTATACAACTAGATAATATTGATCAGAAAGCTAATCTTATTTATTTCTCTGCTTCTCCGGCAAATGCAACTCAAAAGTTTTTGTACAAAATCAGCCTGAATGGCGGGCAGGCCAGTCGCGTAACTCCGGCGACATATAAAGGAACAAACACCTATACGATTTCTTCCAATGGCAAACTGGCCATTTTCAACAGCAAGAGCACGACGTTTAGTTCCACAGGATCTATAGTAAGCCTTCCGGAACATAAAGAAATTGTAAAACCAAAGTCTGTTAAAGAAGGAATTGCCACACATGTGGAATTTATCAAAATTAAAACACAGGATAGCATTGAATTAGACGGGTGGATGGTAAAACCAAAAAACTTCGATCCGAATAAAAAATATCCGGTTGTATTCTATGTTTATGGAGAACCTGCAGCGCAAACAGTAACAGATGATACTTACACCGGATACAATCCATTGTATACAGGTAATATGTCGGATGACGGATACATCTATATTTCATTGGAAAACCGTGGTGCACCGGCTCCAAAAGGCAGAGTATGGCGTAAATCTATCTACAGAAATATCGGCCGTCTCAATATTCGTGATCAGGCCATGGGTGCAAAAGAGATATTAAAATGGAAATTTGTAGATCCGGAGCGTATAGCCGTATGGGGATGGAGCGGAGGCGGATCTTCCACACTCAACCTCCTGGGACAATATCCGGATATCTATAAAACCGGAATATCCATTGCTCCCGTAACAAACCAGTTGTTTTATGACAATATCTATCAGGAACGCTACATGGGGTTGCCACAGGAAAATAAAGAAGACTTTATAAAAGGATCTCCTGTATCTTATGTCAAAAATCTAAAAGGCAACTTATTACTCATACACGGAACAGGAGATGATAATGTGCACTACCAGAATACAGAGGTATATACCAACGAAATGGTAAAATATAACAAACAATTTCAACTGATGTCCTACCCAAACCGCAGCCATTCCATCAATGAAGGAGCAGGAACAACGCGGCATTTATCAACTTTGTTCACCAAATTTCTTAAAACGTATTGCCCTCCGGGAGCAAAATAA
- a CDS encoding rod shape-determining protein, with translation MGLFNWFTQEVAIDLGTANTLIIHNDKVVVDEPSIVAFDRTTNKVIAIGRQAMQMEGKTHDNIKTVRPLRDGVIADFTAAEHLIRGMVKLVNNGKSWFFPSLRMVVCIPSGITEVEKRAVRDSAEIAGAKEVYLIHEPMAAAVGIGIDVEEPVGNMIIDIGGGTTEIAVIALSGIVCDQSIRVAGDNFDSDIVQYIRRQHNIMIGDRTAEKIKIEVGAALPELQEPPEDFAVQGRDLMTGIPKQITVSYTEIAHCLDKSISKIEEAILKALEITPPELSADIYQTGIYLTGGGALLRGLDKRIQAKTKLPVHVAEDPLRAVVRGTGTALKNIGKFKFLMQ, from the coding sequence ATGGGGTTATTTAACTGGTTTACGCAAGAAGTTGCGATCGATTTGGGTACAGCTAATACCCTGATTATCCATAATGACAAAGTAGTAGTAGACGAACCCTCTATCGTTGCATTTGACCGCACTACCAATAAAGTAATTGCTATTGGTCGTCAGGCAATGCAGATGGAAGGTAAGACTCATGATAATATAAAAACCGTACGACCTCTTCGTGATGGTGTTATCGCTGATTTTACAGCCGCTGAACATCTGATCAGAGGAATGGTAAAATTAGTAAACAACGGAAAAAGTTGGTTTTTCCCTTCTCTTAGAATGGTCGTTTGTATCCCTTCCGGAATTACAGAAGTCGAGAAGCGTGCTGTAAGGGATTCTGCAGAAATTGCAGGAGCAAAAGAAGTATACCTGATTCACGAACCTATGGCAGCAGCCGTTGGTATCGGTATCGATGTAGAAGAACCTGTCGGTAATATGATCATCGATATCGGTGGTGGTACGACAGAGATTGCGGTCATCGCATTATCAGGTATCGTTTGTGATCAGTCTATCCGTGTTGCCGGAGATAATTTTGATTCTGATATTGTACAATACATCAGAAGACAACACAATATCATGATCGGTGACCGTACGGCAGAGAAAATCAAAATTGAAGTTGGTGCTGCTCTTCCTGAATTACAGGAGCCACCTGAAGATTTTGCTGTACAGGGACGTGACCTGATGACCGGTATTCCTAAACAAATCACTGTTTCCTATACGGAGATTGCGCATTGTCTGGATAAATCTATTTCGAAGATTGAAGAAGCAATCCTGAAAGCATTAGAAATAACTCCACCCGAATTATCAGCAGATATCTATCAGACTGGTATCTACCTGACCGGAGGTGGTGCATTACTAAGAGGTTTGGATAAACGTATTCAGGCCAAAACAAAACTTCCTGTTCACGTAGCAGAAGATCCTCTTCGTGCGGTTGTACGTGGTACAGGCACAGCATTGAAAAATATTGGTAAATTCAAGTTTTTAATGCAGTAA